A genomic region of Rhipicephalus sanguineus isolate Rsan-2018 chromosome 1, BIME_Rsan_1.4, whole genome shotgun sequence contains the following coding sequences:
- the LOC119379500 gene encoding adenosine receptor A3, which produces MSAINVTSADFNVTARSPLEAARDVYRLAVPVMLVACLMSMVFNIVIVESVHWLRRSPSPTLCFSLSLSAANAYASLVLGVGLVVNSLLPTLYHIQPPACWALSLEAFRLTGLIASVFHLLALAVNHYIGILRPLHYAATVTRRTVWLTTAAMWLVPLFFFLLYFISVPGQGFQVANCRYDFILWSPFRVTLSGLFFIPLVLMCFIYTHIFVLVRRHQMGTGLSAQIPGQLRRSVKAVYTTLLILGTYLIGWMPAVLFYVLTCLDCPLPITSLSFDVRLTFGILTNTLVLIKSFVDPVIYVVRMREIQEAFVLMWKSRCGLVDVARSSVDLMRMAHSRTDTQRITTNGSQHKQRCIAQFS; this is translated from the coding sequence ATGAGTGCGATTAACGTTACATCGGCAGATTTCAATGTAACCGCGAGGTCTCCATTAGAAGCGGCCCGCGATGTGTACCGCCTCGCGGTTCCCGTCATGCTTGTCGCCTGTTTAATGTCGATGGTCTTCAACATTGTTATAGTCGAGTCGGTTCACTGGCTGCGCCGCAGTCCTAGCCCGACGCTGTGCTTCAGCCTCAGTTTGTCAGCGGCGAACGCCTACGCGTCTCTGGTGCTTGGCGTCGGTCTCGTAGTGAACAGCCTTCTTCCGACCTTGTACCACATCCAGCCTCCGGCCTGCTGGGCGCTGTCCCTGGAAGCATTCCGGTTGACGGGTCTCATCGCGTCAGTATTTCACCTGCTGGCCCTCGCCGTGAACCACTACATCGGCATCTTGCGGCCTCTCCACTATGCTGCAACTGTGACTCGACGCACTGTATGGCTGACAACAGCAGCGATGTGGCTTGTGcccctctttttcttcctcttgtacttCATAAGCGTTCCGGGGCAGGGATTCCAGGTGGCAAACTGTCGCTACGACTTCATCCTCTGGAGCCCATTCCGCGTCACACTCTCCGGACTTTTCTTCATTCCACTGGTACTCATGTGCTTCATATACACACACATCTTCGTGCTGGTTCGGCGCCACCAAATGGGAACGGGCCTCTCCGCCCAGATTCCGGGACAACTTCGCAGAAGCGTGAAGGCCGTCTACACCACGCTGCTGATACTCGGCACTTACCTCATAGGATGGATGCCGGCCGTACTCTTCTACGTACTGACATGCCTCGATTGTCCCTTGCCGATCACATCGTTGTCCTTCGACGTGCGCCTCACCTTCGGCATACTCACCAACACACTCGTGTTGATCAAGTCTTTTGTCGATCCAGTCATCTACGTAGTGCGCATGCGTGAAATTCAAGAGGCCTTCGTACTTATGTGGAAGTCTCGCTGCGGCCTAGTGGATGTGGCCCGATCTTCGGTGGACCTCATGCGGATGGCTCACTCCCGCACAGACACGCAACGCATTACGACCAATGGGTCGCAGCACAAACAGCGCTGTATTGCCCAGTTCAGCTAG